The Linepithema humile isolate Giens D197 chromosome 7, Lhum_UNIL_v1.0, whole genome shotgun sequence genome has a window encoding:
- the ATP8B gene encoding phospholipid-transporting ATPase ID isoform X1, with product MFRGDEKTVVGPRWKNYVRGEARSGGDEVVTPPAAARLRCQKAAEEVKDCDDETELADAATRRGTARTTSRSSEAGGRRCSTQEAEEDDDGVGSSSRRKRKKRRKAQRGKQLQLQQPQLEVTTGGVQQRSHTVLTLASSSDEVEAVGECSKRDSSSSLGGGSRHNTLRESLLTVLGKLVIWKGTRYRSATAASSSSLGPPNSPPATECIGRSTSFFSSETERRIRANNREYNSQFNYANNYIKTSKYSVLTFLPLNLFEQFQRLANFYFLCLLVLQMIPAISSLTPITTAIPLIGVLTLTAVKDAYDDFQRHSSDSQVNNRKSRTLRGTNLREEKWSQVQVGDVIRMENDQFVAADVLLLTTSEPNGLCYIETAELDGETNLKCRQCLPETAEMMDNHELVGQFDGEIVCETPNNLLNKFDGTLTWKGRKYALDNDKIILRGCVLRNTQWCYGMVIFAGKDTKLMQNSGKTKFKRTSIDRLLNLLIIGIVFFLLSLCLFCMVGCGIWESLVGRYFQVYLPWDSLVPSEPITGATVIALLVFFSYSIVLNTVVPISLYVSVEVIRFVQSFLINWDEEMYYAPTKTHAKARTTTLNEELGQIEYIFSDKTGTLTQNIMTFNKCSVAGKCYGDVIDEVTGEIIDLSETDRAVPTPTMRWQSGQEFVRPVYTPLSGPNVRLLEQADRVSNTSPEPGINGSPKTHKSSTMPPLDFSFNKDYEPDFKFYDPALLEAVKRENQDVHSFFRLLALCHTVMPEEKSGRIEYQAQSPDEAALVSAARNFGFVFKERSPNSITIEVMGKKEIYELLCILDFNNVRKRMSVILRKDGHLRLYCKGADNVIYERLKKDSEEIMAKTLDHLNKFAGEGLRTLCLSVRDLDESFFNNWKQRHQEAALSQENRDDKLDAIYEEIEKDMSLLGATAIEDKLQDGVPQTIANLSLAGIKLWVLTGDKQETAINIGYSCQLLTDDLTDVFVVDGTTYDGVETQLVRYLDTIKNASTQQHRPTLSIVTFRWDKESSDTEYNPSRDEQDEHEMEHSTGFAVVINGHSLVHALHPQLEQLFLEVSSSCKAVICCRVTPLQKAMVVELIKKNRSAVTLAIGDGANDVSMIKTAHIGVGISGQEGLQAVLASDYSIGQFRFLERLLLVHGRWSYYRMSKFLRYFFYKNFAFTLCHIWFAFFCGFSAQTVFDPMYISVYNLFYTSLPVLAVGIFDQDVNDKNSLMYPKLYAPGLQNLLFNKKEFCWSALHGFYASCVLFLVPYGTYKDGVSPKGYVLSDHMLLGSVVATILVIVVTVQIALDTSYWTVFNHIMVWGSLIWYFILDYFYNFVVGGSYVGSLTMAMSEATFWFTTVISCIILVIPVLSWRFFFMDVRPTLSDRVRLKQRLAQLRSRQSQDILRTPSTRRTRRSLRSGYAFAHQEGFGRLITSGKIMRKLPNGADFKFSMPFTNNVTKQVNVASTSPKDNSASRNSHTLDTINL from the exons CAGCTGCAGCAGCCGCAGCTGGAGGTGACGACAGGCGGCGTTCAGCAGCGATCGCACACGGTGCTCACCCTCGCCTCGTCCTCCGACGAGGTGGAAGCGGTGGGCGAGTGCTCCAAGAGGGACTCGTCCAGCAGCCTGGGCGGCGGCAGCCGGCACAACACCCTGCGTGAGTCCCTGCTGACGGTGCTGGGCAAGCTGGTGATCTGGAAGGGCACCAGATACCGCTCCGCCACCGCCGCCTCGTCGTCCTCGCTGGGGCCGCCGAATTCACCACCCGCCACTGAGTGCATCGGTCGTAGCACGTCCTTCTTTTCCAGCG AAACAGAGAGGCGGATTCGCGCCAACAACCGCGAGTACAACTCACAATTTAATTATGCG AATAATTACATCAAGACGTCCAAGTATTCGGTTCTGACGTTCCTACCATTGAATTTGTTCGAACAATTTCAGCGGCTCGCTAACTTTTACTTCCTATGCCTGTTGGTGCTTCAGATGATCCCCGCCATATCCTCCTTAACCCCCATCACCACAGCTATACCGCTCATAGGGGTACTCACACTCACTGCCGTCAAAGATGCCTACGATGACTTT caACGGCATAGCAGCGATTCTCAAGTGAACAATAGGAAATCCCGAACGCTGCGCGGTACTAATCTTCGTGAGGAGAAATGGTCACAGGTTCAAGTGGGCGATGTAATCAGAATGGAGAACGATCAGTTTGTCGCGGCAGACGTTTTGCTTCTGACAACGAGCGAGCCGAACGGTCTCTGTTACATCGAAACTGCGGAACTGGACGG GGAGACGAATCTGAAGTGTCGTCAGTGCCTGCCCGAAACTGCCGAGATGATGGATAATCACGAATTAGTCGGCCAATTCGATGGAGAGATCGTTTGCGAAACCCCtaataatttgttgaataaattcGATGGAACGCTCACGTGGAAAGGACGGAA GTACGCGTTGGATAACGACAAGATTATTTTACGTGGCTGTGTGCTCCGAAACACGCAGTGGTGCTATGGCATGGTGATCTTTGCGGGCAAGGATACCAAACTGATGCAAAACTCAGGGAAGACCAAATTTAAGAGAACCTCTATAGATAGGCTGCTGAATCTCCTCATCATCGGGAtagtgttttttttactttccttGTGTCTATTCTGCATGGTCGGCTGTGGTATTTGGGAGAGCCTGGTGGGTCGTTATTTCCAAGTGTATCTACCGTGGGACTCGTTAGTGCCGAGCGAGCCTATAACCGGTGCCACAGTGATCGCCCTGCTCGTGTTCTTTTCGTACTCTATCGTGCTGAACACAGTGGTGCCAATCAGTTTGTACGTGAGTGTTGAAGTTATTCGGTTTGTTCAGTCGTTTTTGATAAATTGGGATGAGGAAATGTACTACGCGCCCACGAAAACGCACGCTAAAGCTAGGACTACCACGTTAAACGAGGAGCTGGGCCAAATAGAATACATATTCTCCGACAAAACCGGAACATTGACGCAGAATATAATGACTTTCAACAAGTGTTCTGTGGCGGGCAAATGTTACGGCGACGTCATTGACGAAGTCACCGGCGAGATCATCGATTTGAGCGAG ACGGACAGAGCTGTTCCAACGCCAACGATGCGATGGCAGAGCGGACAGGAATTCGTACGTCCAGTTTATACACCATTAAGTGGTCCGAATGTACGTCTTCTGGAACAAGCAGACAGGGTATCCAATACATCACCGGAACCCGGCATCAACGGCAGCCCAAAGACACACAAATCTTCA ACAATGCCACCTCTGGATTTCTCGTTCAACAAGGACTACGAGCCGGATTTTAAATTCTACGATCCTGCACTGCTCGAAGCCGTGAAACGGGAGAATCAGGACGTTCACAGTTTTTTCAGACTGTTAGCACTTTGTCACACTGTTATGCCGGAAGAAAAAAGCGGCAGGATTGAATACCAAGCGCAATCGCCCGACGAGGCTGCCCTAGTATCTGCCGCTAGAAACTTTGGTTTCGTCTTCAAGGAGAGATCGCCCAACAGCATAACGATCGAAGTGATGGGGAAAAAGGAAATATACGAACTGCTCTGTATTCTGGACTTTAATAATGTACGCAAGAGAATGTCCGTAATTTTGAGAAAAGACGGACACCTCCGATTGTACTGTAAAGGGGCAGATAATGTTATTTACGAGCGACTGAAAAAGGACAGCGAAGAGATAATGGCGAAAACGTTGGATCACCTAAATAAGTTCGCAGGTGAAGGCTTAAGAACATTGTGCCTTTCCGTGAGGGACTTGGACGAaagttttttcaataattggAAGCAACGTCATCAGGAGGCAGCGTTGAGCCAAGAAAACAGAGACGACAAGCTGGACGCGATTTACGAGgagatagaaaaagatatgTCATTATTGGGTGCTACTGCCATCGAAGATAAATTGCAAGACGGTGTACCGCAGACTATCGCCAACCTGAGTCTCGCTGGCATCAAACTTTGGGTGTTGACGGGCGACAAACAGG AGACAGCTATCAACATCGGATACTCGTGTCAGTTACTGACGGACGATCTCACGGATGTCTTCGTGGTGGACGGCACCACGTACGACGGTGTGGAGACGCAGTTGGTGCGATATTTAGATACCATTAAGAACGCGTCGACCCAACAGCACCGACCGACTCTCTCCATCGTCACATTCAGGTGGGACAAGGAAAG CAGCGATACAGAATATAATCCAAGTAGAGACGAACAGGATGAGCACGAAATGGAGCATTCTACGGGATTCGCTGTGGTTATCAACGGGCATTCTTTGGTTCACGCGTTGCATCCGCAATTGGAACAGCTTTTTTTAGAAGTGTCCAGTTCAT GTAAAGCTGTAATATGTTGTCGGGTGACGCCGCTGCAGAAGGCAATGGTCGTCGAGCtgattaaaaagaatagatcCGCGGTGACTCTGGCGATTGGTGACGGTGCTAACGATGTCTCGATGATAAAAACAGCTCACATCGGCGTTGGTATCAGCGGACAGGAAGGATTGCAGGCCGTGTTAGCCTCCGATTACTCGATAGGGCAGTTTAGGTTTTTGGAAAGGCTACTTCTGGTTCACGGCAGATGGTCTTATTATAGAATGAGTAAATTTCTtaggtattttttttacaagaacttTGCATTCACTCTCTGCCACATCTGGTTTGCCTTCTTTTGCGGATTCAGCGCACAG ACTGTGTTTGATCCCATGTACATTTCCGTCTACAATCTGTTTTATACTTCGTTACCGGTTTTGGCGGTTGGCATTTTTGATCAGGACGTTAACGACAAGAATAGTTTAATGTATCCGAAATTATACGCACCAGGACTGCAGAATTTGCTCTTCAACAAAAAGGAATTTTGTTGGAGCGCCCTACATGGGTTTTATGCTagttgtgtattatttttagtaccTTATG GGACATACAAGGACGGAGTGTCACCAAAGGGTTACGTACTTTCTGATCACATGCTGCTGGGCAGTGTAGTAGCCACTATATTAGTTATAGTCGTGACTGTTCAAATAGCCCTTGACACATCGTACTGGACAGTTTTTAACCATATTATGGTGTGGGGCTCGCTCATctggtattttattttagattactTCTACAACTTCGTTGTAGGTGGGAGTTACGTCGGTAGCCTTACTATG GCCATGTCCGAAGCGACTTTTTGGTTCACAACAGTGATATCCTGTATAATCCTCGTGATACCAGTATTGTCGTGGCGATTCTTCTTTATGGATGTCAGGCCAACACTGTCCGATAGAGTCAGATTGAAGCAGAGGCTGGCCCAACTCCGTTCCCGTCAAAGCCAGGACATACTACGTACACCGTCTACGAGACGTACACGGCGATCTCTACGCTCGGGCTATGCCTTCGCTCACCAAGAGGGCTTCGGCAGGCTGATTACGTCCGGGAAAATTATGCGCAAATTGCCAAATGGTGCTGATTTTAAGTTTTCTATGCCGTTTACAAACAACGTCACGAAGCAGGTTAACGTTGCTTCAACGTCACCAAAGGACAACAGTGCATCTAGAAATTCGCACACACTGGACacgattaatttataa
- the ATP8B gene encoding phospholipid-transporting ATPase ID isoform X7, with amino-acid sequence MSRSAATRPMQETERRIRANNREYNSQFNYANNYIKTSKYSVLTFLPLNLFEQFQRLANFYFLCLLVLQMIPAISSLTPITTAIPLIGVLTLTAVKDAYDDFQRHSSDSQVNNRKSRTLRGTNLREEKWSQVQVGDVIRMENDQFVAADVLLLTTSEPNGLCYIETAELDGETNLKCRQCLPETAEMMDNHELVGQFDGEIVCETPNNLLNKFDGTLTWKGRKYALDNDKIILRGCVLRNTQWCYGMVIFAGKDTKLMQNSGKTKFKRTSIDRLLNLLIIGIVFFLLSLCLFCMVGCGIWESLVGRYFQVYLPWDSLVPSEPITGATVIALLVFFSYSIVLNTVVPISLYVSVEVIRFVQSFLINWDEEMYYAPTKTHAKARTTTLNEELGQIEYIFSDKTGTLTQNIMTFNKCSVAGKCYGDVIDEVTGEIIDLSETDRAVPTPTMRWQSGQEFVRPVYTPLSGPNVRLLEQADRVSNTSPEPGINGSPKTHKSSTMPPLDFSFNKDYEPDFKFYDPALLEAVKRENQDVHSFFRLLALCHTVMPEEKSGRIEYQAQSPDEAALVSAARNFGFVFKERSPNSITIEVMGKKEIYELLCILDFNNVRKRMSVILRKDGHLRLYCKGADNVIYERLKKDSEEIMAKTLDHLNKFAGEGLRTLCLSVRDLDESFFNNWKQRHQEAALSQENRDDKLDAIYEEIEKDMSLLGATAIEDKLQDGVPQTIANLSLAGIKLWVLTGDKQETAINIGYSCQLLTDDLTDVFVVDGTTYDGVETQLVRYLDTIKNASTQQHRPTLSIVTFRWDKESSDTEYNPSRDEQDEHEMEHSTGFAVVINGHSLVHALHPQLEQLFLEVSSSCKAVICCRVTPLQKAMVVELIKKNRSAVTLAIGDGANDVSMIKTAHIGVGISGQEGLQAVLASDYSIGQFRFLERLLLVHGRWSYYRMSKFLRYFFYKNFAFTLCHIWFAFFCGFSAQTVFDPMYISVYNLFYTSLPVLAVGIFDQDVNDKNSLMYPKLYAPGLQNLLFNKKEFCWSALHGFYASCVLFLVPYGTYKDGVSPKGYVLSDHMLLGSVVATILVIVVTVQIALDTSYWTVFNHIMVWGSLIWYFILDYFYNFVVGGSYVGSLTMAMSEATFWFTTVISCIILVIPVLSWRFFFMDVRPTLSDRVRLKQRLAQLRSRQSQDILRTPSTRRTRRSLRSGYAFAHQEGFGRLITSGKIMRKLPNGADFKFSMPFTNNVTKQVNVASTSPKDNSASRNSHTLDTINL; translated from the exons AAACAGAGAGGCGGATTCGCGCCAACAACCGCGAGTACAACTCACAATTTAATTATGCG AATAATTACATCAAGACGTCCAAGTATTCGGTTCTGACGTTCCTACCATTGAATTTGTTCGAACAATTTCAGCGGCTCGCTAACTTTTACTTCCTATGCCTGTTGGTGCTTCAGATGATCCCCGCCATATCCTCCTTAACCCCCATCACCACAGCTATACCGCTCATAGGGGTACTCACACTCACTGCCGTCAAAGATGCCTACGATGACTTT caACGGCATAGCAGCGATTCTCAAGTGAACAATAGGAAATCCCGAACGCTGCGCGGTACTAATCTTCGTGAGGAGAAATGGTCACAGGTTCAAGTGGGCGATGTAATCAGAATGGAGAACGATCAGTTTGTCGCGGCAGACGTTTTGCTTCTGACAACGAGCGAGCCGAACGGTCTCTGTTACATCGAAACTGCGGAACTGGACGG GGAGACGAATCTGAAGTGTCGTCAGTGCCTGCCCGAAACTGCCGAGATGATGGATAATCACGAATTAGTCGGCCAATTCGATGGAGAGATCGTTTGCGAAACCCCtaataatttgttgaataaattcGATGGAACGCTCACGTGGAAAGGACGGAA GTACGCGTTGGATAACGACAAGATTATTTTACGTGGCTGTGTGCTCCGAAACACGCAGTGGTGCTATGGCATGGTGATCTTTGCGGGCAAGGATACCAAACTGATGCAAAACTCAGGGAAGACCAAATTTAAGAGAACCTCTATAGATAGGCTGCTGAATCTCCTCATCATCGGGAtagtgttttttttactttccttGTGTCTATTCTGCATGGTCGGCTGTGGTATTTGGGAGAGCCTGGTGGGTCGTTATTTCCAAGTGTATCTACCGTGGGACTCGTTAGTGCCGAGCGAGCCTATAACCGGTGCCACAGTGATCGCCCTGCTCGTGTTCTTTTCGTACTCTATCGTGCTGAACACAGTGGTGCCAATCAGTTTGTACGTGAGTGTTGAAGTTATTCGGTTTGTTCAGTCGTTTTTGATAAATTGGGATGAGGAAATGTACTACGCGCCCACGAAAACGCACGCTAAAGCTAGGACTACCACGTTAAACGAGGAGCTGGGCCAAATAGAATACATATTCTCCGACAAAACCGGAACATTGACGCAGAATATAATGACTTTCAACAAGTGTTCTGTGGCGGGCAAATGTTACGGCGACGTCATTGACGAAGTCACCGGCGAGATCATCGATTTGAGCGAG ACGGACAGAGCTGTTCCAACGCCAACGATGCGATGGCAGAGCGGACAGGAATTCGTACGTCCAGTTTATACACCATTAAGTGGTCCGAATGTACGTCTTCTGGAACAAGCAGACAGGGTATCCAATACATCACCGGAACCCGGCATCAACGGCAGCCCAAAGACACACAAATCTTCA ACAATGCCACCTCTGGATTTCTCGTTCAACAAGGACTACGAGCCGGATTTTAAATTCTACGATCCTGCACTGCTCGAAGCCGTGAAACGGGAGAATCAGGACGTTCACAGTTTTTTCAGACTGTTAGCACTTTGTCACACTGTTATGCCGGAAGAAAAAAGCGGCAGGATTGAATACCAAGCGCAATCGCCCGACGAGGCTGCCCTAGTATCTGCCGCTAGAAACTTTGGTTTCGTCTTCAAGGAGAGATCGCCCAACAGCATAACGATCGAAGTGATGGGGAAAAAGGAAATATACGAACTGCTCTGTATTCTGGACTTTAATAATGTACGCAAGAGAATGTCCGTAATTTTGAGAAAAGACGGACACCTCCGATTGTACTGTAAAGGGGCAGATAATGTTATTTACGAGCGACTGAAAAAGGACAGCGAAGAGATAATGGCGAAAACGTTGGATCACCTAAATAAGTTCGCAGGTGAAGGCTTAAGAACATTGTGCCTTTCCGTGAGGGACTTGGACGAaagttttttcaataattggAAGCAACGTCATCAGGAGGCAGCGTTGAGCCAAGAAAACAGAGACGACAAGCTGGACGCGATTTACGAGgagatagaaaaagatatgTCATTATTGGGTGCTACTGCCATCGAAGATAAATTGCAAGACGGTGTACCGCAGACTATCGCCAACCTGAGTCTCGCTGGCATCAAACTTTGGGTGTTGACGGGCGACAAACAGG AGACAGCTATCAACATCGGATACTCGTGTCAGTTACTGACGGACGATCTCACGGATGTCTTCGTGGTGGACGGCACCACGTACGACGGTGTGGAGACGCAGTTGGTGCGATATTTAGATACCATTAAGAACGCGTCGACCCAACAGCACCGACCGACTCTCTCCATCGTCACATTCAGGTGGGACAAGGAAAG CAGCGATACAGAATATAATCCAAGTAGAGACGAACAGGATGAGCACGAAATGGAGCATTCTACGGGATTCGCTGTGGTTATCAACGGGCATTCTTTGGTTCACGCGTTGCATCCGCAATTGGAACAGCTTTTTTTAGAAGTGTCCAGTTCAT GTAAAGCTGTAATATGTTGTCGGGTGACGCCGCTGCAGAAGGCAATGGTCGTCGAGCtgattaaaaagaatagatcCGCGGTGACTCTGGCGATTGGTGACGGTGCTAACGATGTCTCGATGATAAAAACAGCTCACATCGGCGTTGGTATCAGCGGACAGGAAGGATTGCAGGCCGTGTTAGCCTCCGATTACTCGATAGGGCAGTTTAGGTTTTTGGAAAGGCTACTTCTGGTTCACGGCAGATGGTCTTATTATAGAATGAGTAAATTTCTtaggtattttttttacaagaacttTGCATTCACTCTCTGCCACATCTGGTTTGCCTTCTTTTGCGGATTCAGCGCACAG ACTGTGTTTGATCCCATGTACATTTCCGTCTACAATCTGTTTTATACTTCGTTACCGGTTTTGGCGGTTGGCATTTTTGATCAGGACGTTAACGACAAGAATAGTTTAATGTATCCGAAATTATACGCACCAGGACTGCAGAATTTGCTCTTCAACAAAAAGGAATTTTGTTGGAGCGCCCTACATGGGTTTTATGCTagttgtgtattatttttagtaccTTATG GGACATACAAGGACGGAGTGTCACCAAAGGGTTACGTACTTTCTGATCACATGCTGCTGGGCAGTGTAGTAGCCACTATATTAGTTATAGTCGTGACTGTTCAAATAGCCCTTGACACATCGTACTGGACAGTTTTTAACCATATTATGGTGTGGGGCTCGCTCATctggtattttattttagattactTCTACAACTTCGTTGTAGGTGGGAGTTACGTCGGTAGCCTTACTATG GCCATGTCCGAAGCGACTTTTTGGTTCACAACAGTGATATCCTGTATAATCCTCGTGATACCAGTATTGTCGTGGCGATTCTTCTTTATGGATGTCAGGCCAACACTGTCCGATAGAGTCAGATTGAAGCAGAGGCTGGCCCAACTCCGTTCCCGTCAAAGCCAGGACATACTACGTACACCGTCTACGAGACGTACACGGCGATCTCTACGCTCGGGCTATGCCTTCGCTCACCAAGAGGGCTTCGGCAGGCTGATTACGTCCGGGAAAATTATGCGCAAATTGCCAAATGGTGCTGATTTTAAGTTTTCTATGCCGTTTACAAACAACGTCACGAAGCAGGTTAACGTTGCTTCAACGTCACCAAAGGACAACAGTGCATCTAGAAATTCGCACACACTGGACacgattaatttataa